A single region of the Octopus bimaculoides isolate UCB-OBI-ISO-001 chromosome 6, ASM119413v2, whole genome shotgun sequence genome encodes:
- the LOC106869807 gene encoding uncharacterized protein LOC106869807 gives MYKYLSTVAIIAAIVVLCYTEESSICSRKNAGNVATFVRDSNNCSVYHICVLGRSMGELACPSDLVFSITYNVCVRKGQERDDCNKTSSLGGVSDDVLCNDYPNGNNRNPENCHSYIPCFNHTSRTVMQCPDRLHFSLKLQRCVLAKEANCKLEKSKN, from the exons ATGTACAAGTATCTAAGCACAGTGGCCATCATTGCTGCAATCGTAGTATTGTGCTACACAGAGGAGAGTAGCATATGCAGCCGTAAAAATGCCGGCAATGTGGCGACCTTCGTAAGGGACTCGAATAATTGCAGTGTATACCACATTTGTGTTCTGGGTAGATCCATGGGTGAATTAGCATGTCCGTCTGATTTAGTGTTCTCCATTACTTACAATGTATGCGTCAGAAAGGGTCAGGAAAGAGACGACTGCAACAAAACATCTAGTCTTGGTGGTGTTTCCG ATGACGTATTATGTAACGACTATCCGAACGGAAACAACAGAAACCCAGAAAACTGCCACAGTTACATTCCATGCTTTAACCACACTTCAAGGACTGTAATGCAATGTCCAGACCGGCTTCATTTTAGTCTTAAGCTTCAGAGATGTGTACTTGCCAAGGAAGCTAACTGCAAACTCG AAAAATCGAAAAATTAA